In Alkalihalobacterium alkalinitrilicum, a genomic segment contains:
- the rho gene encoding transcription termination factor Rho: MGINLAELENKKLKELYELAKEYKVSYYSKLNKKELIFAILKGQAEKDGLMFMEGVLEIIQSEGFGFLRPINYLPSQEDIYISASQIRRFDLRNGDKVSGKVRPPKENERYHGLLHVEAVNGEDPDTSKDRPHFPALTPLYPEEKIQLETTNPRKISSRIIDVISPVGFGQRGLIVAPPKAGKTSLLKEVANSIAENQPDVELIVLLIDERPEEVTDIERSVKAEVVSSTFDEVPENHIKVAELVLERAMRLVEHKKDVVILMDSITRLARAYNLVIPPSGRTLSGGIDPAAFHRPKRFFGAARNIEEGGSLTILATALVETGSRMDDVIYEEFKGTGNMELHLDRKLAERRIFPAIDILRSGTRKEELLLSKDHLEKMWAIRKTMSDSPDFMDHFIRRIKETKTNEDFFDAMEKEMSGFKKGRR, encoded by the coding sequence ATGGGAATTAATTTAGCAGAATTAGAAAATAAGAAGCTCAAGGAACTGTACGAGCTTGCCAAAGAATATAAAGTTTCGTACTATAGCAAATTAAATAAAAAAGAGTTAATTTTCGCCATCTTAAAAGGACAAGCGGAAAAAGACGGTTTAATGTTTATGGAAGGTGTTCTAGAAATTATTCAATCTGAGGGTTTTGGTTTTTTACGGCCGATTAACTACCTTCCAAGTCAGGAAGACATATATATTTCAGCTTCACAAATTCGTAGGTTTGATTTACGAAATGGTGATAAAGTATCAGGTAAAGTTCGACCGCCAAAGGAAAACGAACGTTATCATGGTCTTTTGCATGTAGAAGCAGTTAATGGTGAAGATCCTGATACTTCAAAGGATCGTCCTCACTTTCCAGCACTGACTCCTCTATATCCTGAAGAAAAAATTCAATTGGAAACGACGAACCCGAGAAAAATTTCATCGCGTATTATCGATGTGATCTCACCTGTAGGTTTTGGACAGCGTGGACTCATAGTAGCCCCACCTAAGGCAGGTAAGACCTCGTTACTTAAAGAAGTGGCCAATAGTATTGCAGAAAACCAACCAGATGTTGAATTGATCGTGTTACTCATTGATGAGCGACCAGAAGAAGTAACGGATATTGAGCGTTCAGTCAAAGCGGAGGTCGTCAGCTCGACGTTTGATGAAGTGCCTGAAAATCATATTAAAGTGGCCGAGCTCGTTCTTGAACGAGCAATGCGACTTGTTGAACATAAAAAAGATGTTGTTATTTTAATGGATAGTATTACTCGTTTGGCTCGTGCCTATAACCTTGTGATTCCACCAAGTGGACGTACGTTATCAGGGGGTATTGACCCAGCAGCATTCCACCGTCCTAAACGTTTCTTTGGGGCAGCAAGAAATATAGAAGAAGGCGGAAGTTTAACGATTTTAGCGACAGCCTTAGTAGAGACAGGCTCTCGTATGGACGATGTCATTTACGAGGAATTTAAAGGAACAGGAAATATGGAACTTCATTTAGATCGTAAATTAGCAGAGCGACGTATCTTCCCTGCAATTGATATTTTACGTTCAGGTACGCGTAAAGAAGAGCTATTATTATCGAAAGATCATTTAGAAAAAATGTGGGCAATCCGAAAAACGATGAGCGACTCACCTGACTTTATGGATCATTTTATTCGTCGAATTAAAGAAACGAAAACAAATGAAGATTTCTTTGATGCGATGGAAAAAGAGATGTCAGGGTTCAAAAAAGGAAGAAGATAA
- a CDS encoding type B 50S ribosomal protein L31, whose translation MKPEIHPEYRKVVFLDTSTGFKFLSGSTKYSNESIEWEDGNTYPLLKVEVSADSHPFYTGKQKLNDVGGRVDRFKKKYNLK comes from the coding sequence ATGAAACCAGAAATCCATCCAGAATACCGTAAAGTTGTATTCTTAGATACAAGTACTGGGTTTAAGTTTCTAAGCGGATCTACAAAGTATTCAAACGAATCCATCGAGTGGGAAGACGGTAACACTTACCCTCTACTTAAAGTAGAGGTCAGTGCTGACTCACACCCATTCTACACTGGTAAGCAGAAGCTTAACGATGTTGGTGGACGTGTTGACCGCTTCAAGAAAAAATATAATCTTAAGTAA
- a CDS encoding thymidine kinase, with translation MYLMKREGWIEVICGSMFSGKSEELIRRVRRVSYGNLSVQVFKPVIDNRYSEVEVVSHSGSKVTALPVAKAVDMLEFVKEDTQVVAIDEVQFFDENIIGIVYELANKGKRVICAGLDQDFRGEPFGPMPQLLSLAEEVQKLHAVCPCCGSPASRTQRLIEGKPASYNDPVILVGASESYEPRCRHCHIVPDKPQLVKVEKVRT, from the coding sequence ATGTACTTAATGAAGAGAGAAGGCTGGATTGAAGTCATCTGTGGAAGTATGTTTTCGGGAAAGTCAGAAGAACTAATCCGCCGAGTACGACGAGTCAGTTACGGAAATTTAAGTGTACAAGTTTTTAAGCCAGTTATCGATAATCGTTACAGTGAAGTCGAAGTTGTTTCCCATAGCGGGTCAAAAGTAACGGCGCTTCCAGTTGCAAAGGCTGTAGACATGTTAGAATTTGTAAAAGAAGATACTCAAGTGGTCGCCATTGATGAAGTTCAATTTTTTGATGAAAATATTATAGGCATTGTTTATGAATTGGCTAATAAAGGAAAGAGAGTCATTTGTGCTGGTTTAGATCAAGATTTTCGTGGTGAACCATTCGGACCGATGCCTCAATTACTTTCTTTAGCGGAAGAAGTTCAAAAATTACATGCTGTTTGTCCTTGTTGTGGTTCACCAGCGAGCAGAACACAACGTCTTATTGAGGGGAAGCCCGCAAGTTATAACGATCCAGTTATTTTAGTCGGAGCTTCTGAAAGTTACGAGCCACGTTGTCGTCACTGCCATATAGTGCCTGACAAACCACAACTCGTGAAAGTGGAAAAAGTCCGAACTTAA
- a CDS encoding FAD-dependent oxidoreductase, whose translation MKYVIIGGDAAGMSAAMQIVRNGDNPTIITLEKGGYYSYAQCGLPYVVGGHISSTDKLIARDVETFREKYHIDARTFHEVDEIDPQEKTVSGIDLKNNERFTVNYDKLLIATGAEPVMPSWDGTHLKGIHTIKTIPDIQQLQEQLTNRVKKATIIGGGYIGLEMAENLVDVGLEVTIVEQQSQLATIFDEDMATYIHEEAGKQGVQLLLNESVQAFEGTDRVEKVITDKQQLETDLVIVAVGASPNTRFLKKTNLHFHPNGAIIVDPYMKTNVEDIWAAGDCATQYHRVKEKNDYIPLGTHANKQGQIAGLNMTGKARAFKGVTGTSILKFFDLTLARTGMNESEAKDLQLQYDTIIGKTLHIAGYYPKPKPLHIKMMYEQKTNQLLGAQIIGEEGADKRIDVLSVALYHKMTIDELEDLDLAYAPPYNGVWDPIQQLVRRK comes from the coding sequence ATGAAGTACGTTATTATCGGCGGTGATGCTGCGGGGATGAGTGCCGCGATGCAAATCGTCCGAAATGGAGATAACCCAACGATCATTACACTAGAAAAAGGTGGATACTATTCCTATGCTCAATGCGGTCTGCCTTATGTTGTCGGTGGTCATATTTCTTCAACTGATAAACTAATTGCGAGGGATGTTGAAACGTTTCGTGAAAAATATCATATTGACGCCCGTACCTTTCATGAGGTTGACGAGATTGACCCTCAAGAAAAAACGGTGAGTGGCATCGATCTAAAAAACAACGAGAGATTCACGGTGAACTATGACAAACTGCTCATTGCTACAGGGGCTGAACCCGTCATGCCTAGCTGGGACGGAACCCATTTAAAAGGAATTCATACCATCAAAACAATCCCAGATATTCAACAACTTCAAGAACAACTTACGAACCGCGTTAAAAAAGCAACCATCATTGGTGGCGGCTATATTGGACTAGAAATGGCTGAAAACCTCGTTGATGTTGGACTTGAGGTCACCATCGTTGAACAACAAAGCCAATTAGCAACGATTTTTGATGAAGACATGGCAACCTATATTCATGAAGAAGCCGGCAAACAAGGCGTTCAATTACTCTTAAATGAATCGGTGCAAGCTTTTGAAGGAACCGATCGTGTTGAAAAAGTAATTACAGACAAACAACAACTTGAAACCGACCTTGTCATTGTGGCGGTTGGGGCCTCGCCAAATACTCGTTTTTTAAAGAAAACAAATTTACATTTTCATCCGAATGGAGCCATCATTGTCGATCCTTATATGAAAACAAATGTTGAAGACATCTGGGCTGCAGGCGACTGTGCAACACAATACCACCGCGTAAAAGAAAAAAATGATTATATTCCATTAGGAACGCATGCGAATAAGCAAGGGCAAATTGCTGGGTTAAATATGACGGGAAAAGCGCGTGCGTTTAAAGGGGTGACTGGAACTTCAATCTTGAAATTTTTTGACTTGACCTTAGCTCGTACCGGAATGAATGAAAGTGAAGCAAAAGATTTACAGTTACAATATGACACGATCATTGGGAAAACACTACACATTGCTGGTTATTACCCCAAGCCAAAGCCGTTGCATATAAAAATGATGTATGAACAAAAGACAAACCAACTGTTAGGCGCACAAATTATTGGCGAAGAAGGTGCCGATAAACGGATTGACGTCCTTTCCGTCGCTTTGTACCATAAGATGACGATTGATGAACTAGAGGACTTAGACTTAGCTTATGCGCCACCCTATAATGGCGTTTGGGACCCCATTCAACAACTCGTACGACGTAAGTAA
- the prfA gene encoding peptide chain release factor 1 produces the protein MLERLQSLEDRYDRLNEMLSDPEVISDSKKLREYSKEQSDLEETVQAYREYKSVVEQYKEARAMLEEKLDHEMHVMVKEEISELSKQQAELEARLKILLLPKDPNDDKNVIMEIRGAAGGDEAALFAGDLYRMYSRFAETQGWKTEVMEANTTGVGGFKEVIFMINGKGAYSKLKYENGAHRVQRVPETESGGRIHTSTATVAVLPEAEEVEVEVHDKDVRVDTFTSSGPGGQSVNTTMSAVRLTHLPTGIVVSCQDEKSQIKNKEKAMKVLRARIYDKFQQEAQAEYSQNRKLAVGTGDRSERIRTYNFPQSRVTDHRIGLTLQKLDQILQGKLDEIIDALIVEEQADLMLKADE, from the coding sequence GTGTTAGAACGTCTGCAATCACTAGAAGACAGATATGACCGATTGAATGAAATGTTAAGCGATCCAGAAGTTATTAGCGATTCGAAAAAGTTACGTGAATATTCGAAAGAACAATCCGATCTTGAAGAAACGGTTCAGGCTTATCGTGAATATAAAAGTGTTGTTGAGCAGTATAAGGAAGCTAGAGCAATGCTTGAAGAAAAGCTTGATCATGAAATGCACGTAATGGTGAAAGAAGAAATTAGTGAGTTAAGCAAGCAGCAAGCTGAACTTGAAGCACGCTTGAAAATTCTCCTACTTCCGAAAGATCCGAATGATGACAAAAACGTTATTATGGAAATTCGTGGAGCCGCTGGAGGAGATGAAGCTGCATTATTTGCGGGGGATTTGTACCGTATGTACAGCCGTTTTGCAGAAACGCAAGGCTGGAAAACGGAAGTCATGGAAGCTAATACGACGGGCGTTGGTGGTTTTAAAGAAGTGATCTTTATGATCAATGGTAAAGGGGCTTATTCCAAACTAAAATATGAAAATGGGGCTCACCGTGTGCAGCGTGTTCCTGAAACGGAATCAGGCGGACGTATTCATACATCGACGGCAACCGTGGCTGTATTGCCAGAAGCAGAAGAAGTGGAAGTAGAAGTGCACGATAAAGATGTTCGTGTCGATACATTTACTTCAAGTGGACCCGGTGGACAAAGTGTTAACACGACCATGTCAGCGGTTCGTCTAACTCACTTACCGACGGGGATTGTTGTCTCGTGTCAGGACGAAAAGTCTCAGATTAAAAACAAAGAAAAAGCGATGAAAGTTCTGCGTGCGCGGATTTATGATAAGTTCCAGCAAGAAGCGCAAGCCGAGTATTCACAAAATCGTAAGCTTGCAGTCGGTACGGGCGACCGTTCGGAGCGTATTCGTACGTATAACTTCCCGCAAAGCCGTGTAACCGACCATCGTATTGGACTGACGCTCCAAAAATTAGATCAAATTCTTCAAGGAAAGCTCGATGAAATTATCGATGCTCTTATTGTGGAAGAGCAAGCTGATCTAATGCTAAAGGCTGATGAATAA
- the prmC gene encoding peptide chain release factor N(5)-glutamine methyltransferase, which yields MKVHEALRWASSFLEERNLEVPVSQILLRHHLQKDLTQFYLAMQDELTPEDQQRFMDDIQAYVNGTPVQHLTGVEEFYGRTLIVNENVLIPRPETEELVQGLLQRLAKKYRERTEVKVVDVGTGSGAIAISLSLEDLKLQVKAVDISKAALIVAKENGKRLQANVEWIEGDLLKPLIKANETVDVVVSNPPYIPISDQASLSPYVSEKEPASALYGGEDGLDFYRRLAVQIPEVTGDKGIVAFEIGAGQGEQVAQLLKDKLPNAHVEVDLDINGKDRMVFAEW from the coding sequence ATGAAAGTACACGAAGCCCTACGTTGGGCTTCTTCTTTTTTAGAAGAACGAAACCTAGAAGTGCCTGTCTCTCAAATTTTGTTGCGTCATCATTTGCAAAAGGATCTCACGCAGTTTTATTTAGCGATGCAAGATGAACTGACGCCTGAAGATCAGCAGCGGTTTATGGATGATATTCAGGCTTATGTGAATGGAACGCCTGTTCAGCACTTAACGGGTGTAGAGGAGTTTTACGGGCGTACGTTAATCGTCAATGAAAATGTCCTGATACCGAGGCCAGAAACTGAAGAGCTAGTTCAAGGACTTTTACAACGATTGGCTAAAAAATACCGTGAACGAACAGAAGTAAAAGTCGTTGATGTCGGGACAGGGAGTGGCGCAATTGCCATTTCACTTTCGTTAGAAGACCTAAAGCTTCAAGTCAAGGCCGTTGATATATCGAAGGCGGCGCTTATTGTAGCGAAAGAAAACGGAAAAAGACTTCAGGCAAATGTGGAGTGGATTGAAGGTGATCTACTAAAACCACTCATCAAAGCAAACGAAACCGTTGATGTTGTCGTTTCTAACCCACCGTATATCCCTATTTCTGATCAAGCGAGCCTTTCACCGTATGTGAGTGAAAAAGAACCAGCGAGTGCATTGTATGGTGGTGAGGATGGTCTCGATTTTTATCGAAGGCTTGCGGTGCAAATTCCTGAAGTGACAGGTGACAAGGGGATCGTTGCGTTTGAAATCGGGGCGGGACAAGGTGAGCAAGTAGCGCAGCTTTTAAAAGATAAACTCCCGAATGCTCATGTTGAAGTCGACTTAGATATAAACGGTAAAGATCGTATGGTTTTTGCTGAATGGTAG
- the spoIIR gene encoding stage II sporulation protein R, whose product MNFKVLFYLLFFVFILVMNWESQNYMAAASFHDEVSQEEAIRLRILANSDAIKDQVLKRDIRDEVNATITDWVLHIDSMEEAKDVIEANLDEIAAIVEKKLANNGINQSFSVEFNRVQFPTKLYGHLVYPAGEYEAVLITLGSGKGENWWCVLFPPLCFLDFSNGDAVEHEGEVDSTETEKEEVEVKFFVIELFDTVKSWFTA is encoded by the coding sequence ATGAATTTTAAAGTTCTTTTTTATCTATTATTCTTTGTTTTTATACTAGTTATGAATTGGGAATCTCAAAATTATATGGCGGCCGCTTCTTTTCACGATGAAGTAAGTCAAGAAGAAGCGATCCGTTTACGAATATTAGCTAATAGTGATGCGATCAAAGATCAAGTATTAAAAAGAGACATTCGTGATGAAGTAAATGCAACGATTACTGATTGGGTCTTACATATTGACTCAATGGAAGAAGCGAAAGACGTCATTGAAGCGAACTTGGATGAAATTGCAGCCATTGTTGAGAAAAAACTAGCAAATAACGGCATAAATCAATCTTTCAGTGTTGAGTTTAATAGAGTCCAATTTCCGACGAAGTTATACGGTCACCTCGTGTATCCTGCAGGTGAGTACGAGGCAGTATTGATTACGCTTGGAAGTGGAAAAGGTGAGAACTGGTGGTGTGTCTTGTTTCCACCGCTATGTTTCTTAGATTTTTCAAATGGTGACGCTGTTGAACATGAAGGAGAAGTTGATAGTACAGAAACAGAAAAAGAAGAAGTCGAAGTTAAGTTTTTCGTCATAGAATTGTTCGATACTGTTAAAAGTTGGTTTACAGCATAA
- a CDS encoding GNAT family N-acetyltransferase — protein MSIVIRIAEAKDLLPIQRLVAKAGLTEEGIEKRINHFLVVETDNKEIVGTVGIEPLGNDGLLRSLVIKSEHWNAKIGLDFLEIALAYAKQKEMDQLYLITQSSLDFFEYLGFTIVEDEHIPEHVENSSHFRQYVKGVTKLMKLDL, from the coding sequence GTGTCAATTGTTATACGAATTGCTGAAGCAAAGGATTTACTACCCATCCAACGTTTAGTAGCGAAAGCTGGCTTGACGGAAGAAGGTATTGAAAAAAGGATCAATCATTTTTTAGTCGTAGAAACAGACAATAAGGAAATTGTCGGAACCGTAGGCATTGAACCGCTCGGAAACGATGGCTTACTTCGTTCACTCGTCATCAAATCGGAACATTGGAATGCAAAAATAGGGCTCGATTTTTTAGAAATTGCGTTAGCGTATGCGAAGCAAAAGGAAATGGATCAACTCTATTTGATCACCCAAAGTTCATTGGACTTCTTTGAGTATTTAGGTTTTACGATCGTTGAAGATGAACATATTCCAGAACATGTGGAAAACTCATCACACTTTAGACAATACGTTAAAGGCGTTACAAAATTAATGAAACTGGACTTATAA
- a CDS encoding L-threonylcarbamoyladenylate synthase, with translation MNNKQTEYWIVDKNQDHLNIHNEIKEAALWIKKGEVIAFPTETVYGLGGNALIDEAIEKIYIAKGRPSDNPLIVHIASKEQVGNLVSEIPILAEKLMDAFWPGPLTIILPSKNSVSTRVTANLQTIALRIPDHPVALALLEAADVPVAAPSANVSGKPSPTTAQHVNHDLNGKIKGIVDGGKTGVGVESTVVDCTETVPVILRPGGITKDQLEAVVGPVNVDPALFEEGNIPRSPGVKYTHYAPNAEMYLVNDYQRRMQTFVNQYRDEGKRVGILTTYEHVSDYDADLILPCGYREDLETVASHLYETLRCFDDHDVEIILAETFPKQGVGVAIMNRLEKAAGKKVL, from the coding sequence GTGAATAATAAACAAACTGAGTATTGGATTGTGGATAAAAATCAAGATCACTTAAATATACATAATGAAATCAAGGAAGCGGCCCTGTGGATAAAAAAAGGAGAAGTTATTGCGTTCCCGACAGAAACGGTTTATGGTCTTGGAGGAAACGCGTTAATTGATGAGGCGATCGAAAAAATCTATATCGCAAAGGGGCGGCCAAGTGACAACCCACTCATCGTTCATATTGCATCAAAAGAACAAGTTGGAAACTTAGTTTCTGAGATTCCCATCCTTGCCGAAAAGCTAATGGATGCGTTTTGGCCTGGCCCATTAACGATTATTTTACCAAGCAAAAATAGCGTTTCAACTCGAGTAACAGCCAATTTACAGACGATTGCCCTGCGGATCCCAGATCATCCTGTCGCTTTGGCGTTATTAGAAGCAGCTGACGTCCCAGTTGCGGCACCGAGTGCCAATGTGTCAGGCAAACCAAGTCCTACGACAGCACAACATGTGAACCATGACTTAAACGGTAAAATAAAAGGCATTGTCGACGGTGGTAAAACAGGAGTCGGGGTGGAATCGACGGTTGTCGATTGTACAGAAACGGTTCCCGTAATTTTACGGCCCGGAGGAATTACGAAAGATCAGCTTGAAGCTGTAGTTGGGCCTGTAAACGTGGACCCTGCTCTTTTTGAAGAGGGAAATATTCCGCGTTCTCCTGGGGTCAAATATACACATTATGCACCGAATGCCGAAATGTATTTAGTGAACGATTATCAACGGCGAATGCAGACGTTTGTCAACCAATATCGTGACGAAGGAAAACGAGTCGGTATTTTAACGACGTATGAACATGTGAGTGACTACGATGCAGACCTTATTTTACCTTGTGGATATCGTGAAGATTTAGAAACGGTTGCTAGTCATTTATATGAAACGTTGCGCTGTTTTGATGATCATGACGTCGAAATTATTTTAGCCGAAACTTTTCCAAAACAAGGGGTCGGAGTGGCGATTATGAACCGATTAGAAAAAGCAGCAGGTAAAAAAGTTTTATAA
- a CDS encoding IS4 family transposase yields MSNKSIGREMLICQCLSLLPLEDFECPLLDYGKYKLSTKSLLKIFVAAQLDQWSSYAHMEEKLAAYPKLQKEIGVSEISGSQLSRRINDLPTELVQKLFIKVVQKLNQLTQSNQGLPDGIGLLSIVDSTEIRLPEQLCDWAFISKGHNSVKMHTRLKVVSPDIAFPDKIVPSTGTVSDFESSDILIEELDTTHVMDRGYPSKHNLMDWQEKGISFVVRITKALRLYTLEDYKPSHPSVIQDAKVLYGISKIPVRYIEFVDEKERTYRILTTRFDLTAQQVMDIYRYRWVIELFFKWIKQHLKLTKIWSTKPQGIWNQMF; encoded by the coding sequence ATGAGTAATAAAAGTATAGGCCGAGAAATGCTCATTTGTCAATGCTTATCCCTTCTTCCGTTAGAGGATTTTGAATGTCCTTTACTAGATTACGGGAAGTATAAGCTTTCTACAAAATCGCTATTAAAAATTTTTGTAGCTGCACAGTTAGATCAATGGAGTTCATATGCTCACATGGAAGAAAAACTAGCTGCATATCCGAAGCTACAAAAAGAGATTGGTGTTTCTGAAATCAGTGGCTCTCAGCTTAGCCGACGGATCAATGACCTTCCAACAGAATTAGTTCAGAAACTTTTTATTAAAGTGGTTCAGAAGCTCAACCAGCTAACCCAATCGAATCAAGGATTACCAGACGGAATTGGACTTTTAAGTATCGTTGATTCTACGGAAATTAGATTGCCAGAACAATTATGTGACTGGGCATTTATTTCAAAAGGTCATAATTCCGTCAAAATGCATACAAGATTAAAAGTTGTTTCACCAGACATCGCATTTCCAGATAAAATCGTTCCCTCAACAGGAACCGTAAGTGATTTTGAAAGCTCAGATATCTTAATAGAGGAATTAGATACCACTCACGTAATGGACCGGGGCTATCCTTCAAAGCACAATTTAATGGATTGGCAAGAGAAAGGAATATCATTCGTAGTTCGGATCACTAAGGCTCTTCGTTTATATACATTAGAAGATTATAAACCATCTCACCCATCGGTCATTCAGGATGCCAAAGTATTATACGGTATATCTAAAATACCAGTAAGGTATATTGAGTTTGTGGATGAAAAAGAAAGAACTTATCGAATCCTAACCACCAGATTTGATCTTACCGCCCAACAAGTAATGGACATTTATCGATATCGTTGGGTCATTGAATTATTTTTCAAATGGATTAAGCAGCATCTTAAATTAACAAAGATCTGGAGTACGAAGCCGCAGGGTATCTGGAATCAGATGTTTTAG
- a CDS encoding manganese efflux pump MntP family protein gives MATALGMDAFSVALGMGMVGLRYRQMFNIGIVIGGFHIIMPLLGILTGKLVSSYFGLFATYLGGGLLLVLGLQMAASSLKRDSEKMLKPIGFGLIIFALSVSLDSFSAGLSLGMLGAKTLIAVIAFGFMSMILSWTGLVMGSRFKGMIGSYGELLGGLILMGFGVKLLLP, from the coding sequence ATGGCAACAGCGCTTGGAATGGATGCATTTTCTGTTGCTTTAGGAATGGGAATGGTTGGCCTAAGATACCGTCAAATGTTTAACATTGGAATTGTGATTGGCGGTTTTCATATTATTATGCCTTTACTAGGGATACTAACAGGTAAACTAGTATCTAGTTATTTTGGATTATTTGCGACCTATTTAGGTGGAGGTTTGCTACTTGTCCTCGGCCTTCAAATGGCTGCTTCTTCACTAAAAAGAGATTCCGAAAAGATGTTAAAGCCGATTGGGTTCGGGTTAATTATTTTTGCATTAAGTGTAAGTTTAGATAGTTTTTCAGCGGGACTTAGCCTAGGGATGCTTGGGGCGAAAACGCTGATTGCCGTCATTGCCTTTGGCTTCATGAGTATGATTTTATCGTGGACTGGGCTCGTAATGGGATCTCGATTTAAAGGGATGATTGGCTCATATGGTGAACTTTTAGGTGGTTTAATTTTAATGGGGTTTGGAGTAAAGTTACTTTTGCCGTAG
- a CDS encoding low molecular weight protein arginine phosphatase, giving the protein MKRVLFVCTGNTCRSPMAEALLKQKLNDEIEVQSAGIYAVPGSDASEQTKEVLKERGISFAHRSQTLSLELLNWATIVLTMTESHKQLIISQFPEMNKKVFTLKEYAQGEDGFSGDIADPYGGSVNEYRFTAYEIETMLEKLWPNK; this is encoded by the coding sequence ATGAAGCGAGTACTTTTCGTATGTACAGGAAATACATGTCGTAGCCCTATGGCTGAGGCGTTACTAAAGCAAAAACTAAATGATGAAATTGAAGTACAATCAGCAGGAATTTACGCAGTACCTGGAAGTGATGCAAGTGAACAAACGAAAGAAGTGTTGAAAGAGCGTGGCATTTCATTTGCGCATCGTTCGCAAACACTATCACTAGAATTGTTGAATTGGGCAACGATTGTTTTGACGATGACCGAGAGTCACAAGCAGTTGATCATAAGTCAATTTCCAGAAATGAATAAAAAAGTGTTTACATTGAAGGAGTATGCACAGGGGGAAGATGGTTTTTCGGGGGATATAGCGGATCCTTATGGAGGTTCTGTCAATGAATATCGATTTACAGCATATGAGATTGAAACGATGCTAGAAAAATTGTGGCCGAACAAGTAA